From one Misgurnus anguillicaudatus chromosome 2, ASM2758022v2, whole genome shotgun sequence genomic stretch:
- the LOC129446373 gene encoding sterile alpha motif domain-containing protein 3-like codes for MIAKIFPKMKDQVKFIRLQKQIKTEMPTKTTYTSHETSSSCPVGAISTHYVARTGWPTNYQLPNFPMSIQKRLDEESGDFFSSTGRSKWRSKIIQALFDQMCAYTWYPTSDQYNKVCLSLVTKYQFLRDKTGRGYESWHEMLKNKFKKERLPLVEVNEIKEVRCRFSKVRNHKFSSRVQQIPSAETEENQDMNRKRPLSEGSESGEDDYSIGVHLEKMKTECLKKTPNIKLLVDYMARTRNERTDFIKHNPTKDTLTRYPALKVPLVLAFEVQSILDTDIERNILKNLGLVAQKVINECHRRQVGVDICTELDKAKQAYVDLAHRGLSMAAAALLLPFLFKESPRFLYVINEVPNTPNPVLYIIGSPLGADSILEIMMEGEKVCEVDDVTIALVVLMAVHFIFNIEYAPKIRNTLTFIEKYLMCHNDTTKMPPAVIKMANFLFK; via the exons ATGATAGCTAAAATATTTCCTAAAATGAAGGATCAAGTTAAATTCATTAGactacaaaaacaaataaagactGAAATGCCTACCAAGACTACATACACCAGTCATGA GACTTCATCTAGTTGTCCAGTTGGGGCAATCTCAACACATTACGTTGCTCGAACAGGGTGGCCAACAAATTATCAGTTACCAAACTTCCCCATGTCAATCCAAAAAAGACTTGATGAGGAAAGtggagattttttttcttcaacagGACGAAGCAAATGGAGATCAAAAATTATTCAAGCACTGTTTGATCAGATGTGTGCATATACATG GTATCCAACAAGTGACCAATACAACAAGGTGTGCTTATCCCTTGTCACCAAATACCAGTTCTTGAGAGACAAAACTGGAAGAGGATAT GAGTCATGGCATgaaatgcttaaaaataaattcaaaaaAGAAAGATTACCCTTAGTTGAGGTCAATGAGATAAAGGAAGTTCGATGCAGGTTCAGCAAAGTAAGGAACCACAAGTTTTCATCAAGGGTCCAACAGATACCCAGTGCAGAG acTGAGGAAAACCAAGACATGAATAGGAAGAGGCCATTGTCTGAAGGG TCTGAGTCAGGGGAAGATGATTACAGCATCGGGGTCCACTTggaaaaaatgaaaacagaatgcttgaaaaaaacaccaaatatcAAACTTTTAGTGGACTACATGGCACGGACAAGGAATGAGAGGACAGACTTCATAAAACATAACCCCACAAAGGATACATTAACACGATATCCAGCCCTTAAAGTCCCTTTGGTT CTTGCATTTGAGGTCCAAAGCATACTTGACACAGATATTGAAAGAAACATCCTGAAGAATCTAGGCCTGGTGGCACAGAAAGTGATTAATGAGTGCCACAGAAGACAGGTTGGAGTGGATATCTGTACCGAATTGGATAAAGCAAAACAAGCCTACGTTGATTTGGCACACAGAG GTCTCTCAATGGCTGCTGCTGCCCTGTTGCTTCCATTTCTTTTTAAGGAGAGCCCAAGATTCCTTTATGTCATTAATGAG GTACCAAATACACCCAACCCGGTTCTATATATAATAGGAAGCCCTTTGGGTGCAGATTCAATCCTGGAGATAATGATGGAAGGTGAGAAAGTCTGTGAGGTAGATGATGTCACCATAGCTCTTGTGGTTCTAATGGCAGTCCACTTCATCTTCAACATTGAATATGCTCCAAAAATCAGAAATACTCTAACATTCATTGAGAAGTATTTAATGTGCCATAATGACACAACGAAAATGCCACCTGCAGTCATTAAAATGGCCAATTTCTTGTTTAAATGA